The following DNA comes from Natranaeroarchaeum aerophilus.
AGACACAGTTCCAACACCCTGCTTCCTTCATTGAGAACGTTTCTATGACACGCTCCAGTCTAATTAAACCAAGTTGAGAAGTGAGCAAGTCGTAGTGAAGTGATTCAGGCACTGGGTGATACATGTACAGCCTATATGTACCGATCACCATCTTCGAGGATTGGCTCTCAACCTCTGCAACATTCGCGCCCTGTATTCAGCACGCAGTTCGTATCAGTTCTGAAGAATTGCAACGGAGCCTCTGTTCACGATATATGCGGTTGCAGTAGGGTGTACCGACTAGTAGTATTGTGGTTAATACACACAAGTGTTTTGAGTGGGACCATCGTACTAGCGATCATGAGCAGTGACGACGAACGAGAGCGGATCCGCGAACGGAAGAAAGAACGGCTGAAAGAACAACTCGGTGAAGATGACTCCACTGATAAGGACAGTACCGCCAGCGAAGGGACCCCAAGTACACCGATTCACGTCGACGGCTCGGCCGAATTCGAGGAGGTAGTCGAGTCCAATCGGGTCGTACTGGTCGACTGTTACGCGGACTGGTGTGGTCCGTGTCAGATGATGGAACCGACGATCGACGCGCTGGCTGCGGAGACTGACGCCGCGGTAGCGAAAGTGGACGTCGACGGCAACCAGCGACTCGCGGGACAGCTCGGTGCCCAGAGTATTCCAACCCTCCTGTTGTACGTCGATGGGGAGCCTGTCGAACGACTGGTCGGCGCGAAAGACAGAGGAACACTCGAATCGCTGATCGAGCAGTATAGCTGACGGCCCTCTCAGATACCCGGAATGAATCGGGTGCTCCCTACCTGCAAGCCTGTGGAGTTCGTTCGACTTTTTTCCCACTCAGTGAGGGCCGCACCCATCGAAGAACAAAGCCGTTTTTACGACTGACTGATTAGTCAGTCACCTGTGAATCGTCCTCCAAATCCGATCCGGCTCCTGATTCTCTGGATCGGGCTGGGGCTTGCCCGTGCCGGTCTGATCGACCGGGAGCGTGCCATTCAGACGACAGAACTCGCGTGGCCCCGGATCGTGACGGGTATCGCGCGGATGTCGAAAGGTGCGGTCGACGTCGCACTGGTTGGCGTCGCCGTTGGCACCTCGGCAGTTGCGGGTGTCGGCTTCGCCGGACCATTCTGGGGCCTCGCGTTCGCGCTTGGAGGCGGGGTCGCCGGCGGGACAATCGCACTTGTCTCCCAGCGATACGGTGCGGACGCCCACGACGAACTCGGCCTCGCAGTCCGGTCGAGTACCCTGCTCACGGTCGTGATCACGATTCCAGTCACCGTCGTATTCTGGCTCGTCCCCCACGAACTCATTTCGATTATCTCCAGTAACGAGGCTGCGATCGACGAAGGGGCCCGGTATCTGCAGTATGTCGGGCTTGGCGTGCCGTTCGCGGCGCTCAACCTGGTCGGGAGTCGCACGCTCGTCGGGGCCGACGACGCGTATACTGCAATGTTGGTCCGTGCGGGCGGGGCGATTGCGAACATCATTCTGAGTGTCGTCCTGATCTTCTGGCTGGGTATGGGTGTCGTCGGTGCGGCGTGGGGAACCGTACTTGCAAACGTCGCGGTGACCGCCACGTTCGCGATGGGGCTCGTCTGGGGGCGCTTCCCGACGATGGGTGAGTTCCCAGTGCAGATCGATCCCACTGGCACCTACGTCGATCCCGGAACGCTCCACGATCTGGTCGAGATCGGTCTGCCCGTGGGTGCGCGCAACCTCGTCTGGACCGTCGCCGAGTTCCCGATGCTCGGCATCCTCGACATCTTCGGCGAGAACACGGTCGCCGCGTTCGTCATCGCCCGTCGGATCTGGGGCATCATGAACGCGCCGGGGTGGGGCTTCGGACTCGCCTCGTCAAGTCTCGTCGGACAGGCGCTCGGCAAGAATGACGAGCGAACTGCGACCGCCTACGGCTACGATATCATCATCTTCTCGGTGGTGACCTACGCACTTTCGGCGGTCATTATCGCCATCTTCGCCGAGGATCTGGTCGTCCTGTTCTCGGACGATCCGACGAGTGGCGAGATACCAATCGCGATCAATCTCGTCTATGCCGCCTGTGTTGCGGTCGTCTTCGCGGGCGTCTCCAGCGCCGCCGCAGGCCCACTCGACGCCAGCGGCGATACCCGCGTTCCGTTTCTTAGCCAGTTTATCGGTATGTTTGGCGTCGCCATCCCGCTGGCCTACATCGGTGCCACAACTCCGCTCGGCTACTGGGGGCTGTATCTGGCCTTCCTCGCCGAAACCACGGTGCCCGCGGCGATCAACTACTGGCGGTTCCAGACCGGCAAGTGGAAGGGAATTAGCGAGGCCTACCGTCCGGACGTCGCAGCGGATGACTGACGCCCGTACCACCACAACACCTACACGCCGTCGGTCTGATACTCCGCTATGGTACGAACAGCCGCCTTCATGACCGAGCCGGTCGAGACCGTCCGCCGCGACGACCGGGTCGATGAGGTGCTCGAACGGCTCGCACAGGCCGATTTCGAGGGGTTTCCGGTCGTCGACGACGACGAACGGGTCGTCGGCATCGTCACACAGACCGATCTGGTACGACTGTTCCGCAAGAAAGACCGCATCGTCTGGATCCCGATTGGTGTCCCGCCCTTTAGCGAAACGGTGACCTACGGCTTCGACCTTTCACTCGACGAACTCGATATCGGGATCGACGCGGCGAAAGCCGCCCGGAAACCCATCAGCGAGATCATGACCGAAGACGTCGTCACGGTTTCCCCCGATACTGAGCTCGATGAGATCGTCGTCCTGCTCACGGACGAGGATCGCGACATCAATCGCCTGCCGGTCGTCGAAGACGATCGGATCGTCGGCATCGTCACACGGGAGGACGCCCTGCGGGCGGTTCGGGACAACAGCTAGGATCGGATTATCGATACTCCAGTCCGATAGGCAACTACTAACTAACCGTCGCTCCGGCCTGTATCCACGCATGCCCGAGGATCGAGCGGCGGCACCGACCGATGAACCGCGGACGCCGACAGCGGCGGATACCAGCGGGTACGGTATCACGATGACGTTTCTCGGCGGACTCCTTCTGGCGCTCGGTTACTACGGCGTGGTTGCGATACAGGGTGGGCAGACCATCGGCGAGGCGCTCCCGGAGCCGTTCTACATTCTCGCGGTTGCCTTACTGTTCGTCATCGAGTTGCTGAACAGCCGCCACCTCGGATCACTTGGATTCCTCCGTGCCATCGCGTTCGCAGTGATCTACGGTGGAATGTTCGTCTTCGCCGTCGAAGGCGGGCAGTACATCTGGGACGATCCGTCTGTCGCGATTGAGGGCTACGTTGGGGTCTCCGTCTTCGCCGTTGCCATCGTCGTCGCCGCGCTGATCTACGTCGGCTATCTGGCCGTCATCGAGACACGCGCCACTCGACGTGAGCAGGGGTAGCTACTTGCGAGGAGTGAGCGAGACGAACTCCAGTCCGTTTCGCTCCAGTAGGTCCGCGGCCCGATCCGTGACCGATGGCGAGACGAGGATCCCCCGTATTTCGGCGTCGTCGTGTAGATCCCGTCGGAGCGCGTCGACGTATCGGTCGAGCTGGCCGACAGCGTCCGGACCGACCCGTTTTCGCTTGAGCTCGACTGCGAGCGTCCGGCCGTCGGCGTCCTCGCCGAAGATATCGATCGCGCCCGCGGCCGTGTCGCGCTCGGTCGCCAGCGGGGTAAACCCGGGTTCGACAAGGTCCGGCTCCTCGAGGATCCGGTTTCGGAGGTCCTCCTCGGTGCCGTCAAGCGAGAGTTCAGTGGCGTCGTCCACGGCGAACGTCGAGACCTGACTGACCTGTTCGAACTCGACGGTGAGGCGTTCCTCGGGCGACGATCGCTCGCTTTCGATACGTAGTCTGTCCTCCTCCCTGCTGGCTTCGTGCGTACACCCCGGCGGTTGCCAGTTGACCGGCTGTTGGCCCTCGTCCGTGTGAACGAGGATCGAGCCGTCCGGCTTGCACATGACGTGGCGGTCGCCCAGCCCGAGCGTCGAGGACGCCCGGCCATCGTAGTCAACCTTGCATCGGCCAAAGAGTGTCACCAGTCGGTCGGTCTCGAACCCGTTCTCGACGACTGTTACGGCGGCGTCTAGCGAGGGATCAACGAGGGTGTCCACGCGAGCGTCCTGTCGTCCGTCGGCAGCAGTCACTGACTGCGATAGCGTGTTCGCGAATAAAAACGATCCGTTCGGCGTTTAGAGGATTAGTCCTGGAAGTACCATCGCGACCCCCACGTACAGAGCGAGCGCGTAGATGAAGTCGAACCAAAAAAAGCTCAACACATGTGCCAGATAGATGATCAGGACGATCGGCAGTCCGATCAACGCGAGTGGGGAGGACCGATACTGCTGTTTCGTCTGCTGCCAGATCGACTGTGCATCGCCCGTGCTCGGAAACGCGTGTGCAGCGACGCTTACGCCGAGCCAGAGGACGATCCAGCCGGCGATCCCGGTATCGCTGATGCCCCCAGCACCACCAGCGAGCAACGGAATCGTGGCGAACAGGGCGGCCGCAACGAGCGTATTCACCAGAAACGGTGCGACCCCGATCAGGTAGGTGGTTCGGTAGGACTCGGGTTCGGCGTGCAACACGTAGCCGGGGGGATCCCCAAGTTGGAAGTAACAGATCTCTACGATCGGAACGTCGGCCCACTCACACAGTTTGGCGTGTGTGTACTCGTGGACGACGACGCCCGGGGCAGTGACGATCGTCAGTACCCAACCGATCAAAGACATATTCTACAGGAGTAAGATGTATGATTTAATTGTATCCATTTTAATCAGATGATTGATTGCTGGACCAGTGGTCTTCGACGCAGGACAATCCACGGCAGTTTTGACGCCCCGCCGAGTAGCGATCGGTAATGAACGACGAACTCCGCGAACGGATCGAACAGGAGGTCGAAAAACACGCCCTTATCAACGCCGTCAAACACGACAGCGACGCGGACGTCGGCGCGATTATGGGTCCGCTAATGGGCGAGAATCCCGAGTTCCGAGAGCACGGCGACGAAATCCCCGGAATCGCGGGCGGCGTCATCGCCGAAATTAACGGGCTCGCCGCGGACGAACGGCGGAATCGACTTGCCGAGGTTGCCCCCGACGAACTCGACGAACTGGAAAGCGAGGACGAGGAAGACGACCAGGTCCTGCCGGACCTACCCAACCCAGACGAGTTTGACGAGATCCGGATGCGCGTCGCCCCGAACCCGAACGGTCCGTGGCACATGGGTCACGCCCGGATGCCCGCCGTGATCGGGACGTACAAGGACCTCTACGACGGCTGGTTCTGCGTCCGCTTCGACGATACCGATCCGGAGACCAAACGGCCGGACCTCGACGCCTACGACGAAATCCTCGACGCAATCGAGTATCTCGGCTTCGAGCCCGACGCTACCTACCGTGCCAGCGACCGGGTCGAGACCTACTACGAGCACGCCCGCGAACTCATCGAGCAGGGCGGCGCGTACACCTGCTCATGTTCCGGCGAGGAGTTCAGCGAACTGAAAAACGCAGGAGAGGCCTGCCCCCATCGGGACAAGGACGTCGAGACAGTACGCGAGGAGTTCGCCGACATGGTCGCGGGCGAGTACGAGAGCGGCGAAATGGTACTGCGAGTCAAGACCGACATCGAGCACAAGAACCCCGCGCTCCGGGACTTCGTCGCGTTCCGGATGATCGACACGCCCCACCCGCGCGAGGAGGCCAGCGAGTATCGTTGCTGGCCGATGCTCGACTTCCAGAGCGGGATCGACGATCATCTGCTCGGAATCACGCACATCATCCGTGGGATCGACCTCCAGGACTCCGCGAAACGCCAGCGCTTCGTCTACGACTACTTCGACTGGGAGTATCCGGAGGTCGTCCACTGGGGCCACGTCCAGATCGACGCCTACGACGTCCCGATGTCGACGTCCTCGATCAAGGAGCTGATCGACGAGGGCGAGCTCGACGGCTGGGCGGATCCGCGCGCACCGACGATCGCCAGCGTCCAGCGACGCGGCATCCGCGGCGAGGCGATCACCGACGCGATGGTCGGACTCGGCACGTCGACGAGCAACGTCGATCTGGCGATGTCCAGCATCTATTCCAACAACCGCGACCTGATCGACGACGAGTCGGATCGGGCCTTCTTCGTACGCGACGGCGTCGAGGTCCCGCTCACCGGCTCGGGTCCAGAGGAGGCGACGCCGCCGATCCACCCCGACCACGAGGACCGCGGCACCCGCGAGATCCCGGTAGGACAGGCCGTCCTGATCGAACCCGAGGACCGACCGGACCACGAGGAGCGCGTCTGGCTGAAAGGTCTCGGCTGTGTCAAGTACACCCGGGACACCTTCCAGTTCACCGGCGACGACATCGACGCGGTCCGCGAGGAGGGCGTCGACGTCATCCACTGGGTCCCCGCCGACGCTTC
Coding sequences within:
- the trxA gene encoding thioredoxin, which codes for MSSDDERERIRERKKERLKEQLGEDDSTDKDSTASEGTPSTPIHVDGSAEFEEVVESNRVVLVDCYADWCGPCQMMEPTIDALAAETDAAVAKVDVDGNQRLAGQLGAQSIPTLLLYVDGEPVERLVGAKDRGTLESLIEQYS
- a CDS encoding MATE family efflux transporter produces the protein MNRPPNPIRLLILWIGLGLARAGLIDRERAIQTTELAWPRIVTGIARMSKGAVDVALVGVAVGTSAVAGVGFAGPFWGLAFALGGGVAGGTIALVSQRYGADAHDELGLAVRSSTLLTVVITIPVTVVFWLVPHELISIISSNEAAIDEGARYLQYVGLGVPFAALNLVGSRTLVGADDAYTAMLVRAGGAIANIILSVVLIFWLGMGVVGAAWGTVLANVAVTATFAMGLVWGRFPTMGEFPVQIDPTGTYVDPGTLHDLVEIGLPVGARNLVWTVAEFPMLGILDIFGENTVAAFVIARRIWGIMNAPGWGFGLASSSLVGQALGKNDERTATAYGYDIIIFSVVTYALSAVIIAIFAEDLVVLFSDDPTSGEIPIAINLVYAACVAVVFAGVSSAAAGPLDASGDTRVPFLSQFIGMFGVAIPLAYIGATTPLGYWGLYLAFLAETTVPAAINYWRFQTGKWKGISEAYRPDVAADD
- a CDS encoding CBS domain-containing protein, which translates into the protein MVRTAAFMTEPVETVRRDDRVDEVLERLAQADFEGFPVVDDDERVVGIVTQTDLVRLFRKKDRIVWIPIGVPPFSETVTYGFDLSLDELDIGIDAAKAARKPISEIMTEDVVTVSPDTELDEIVVLLTDEDRDINRLPVVEDDRIVGIVTREDALRAVRDNS
- the nucS gene encoding endonuclease NucS — encoded protein: MTAADGRQDARVDTLVDPSLDAAVTVVENGFETDRLVTLFGRCKVDYDGRASSTLGLGDRHVMCKPDGSILVHTDEGQQPVNWQPPGCTHEASREEDRLRIESERSSPEERLTVEFEQVSQVSTFAVDDATELSLDGTEEDLRNRILEEPDLVEPGFTPLATERDTAAGAIDIFGEDADGRTLAVELKRKRVGPDAVGQLDRYVDALRRDLHDDAEIRGILVSPSVTDRAADLLERNGLEFVSLTPRK
- a CDS encoding metalloprotease family protein, with product MSLIGWVLTIVTAPGVVVHEYTHAKLCEWADVPIVEICYFQLGDPPGYVLHAEPESYRTTYLIGVAPFLVNTLVAAALFATIPLLAGGAGGISDTGIAGWIVLWLGVSVAAHAFPSTGDAQSIWQQTKQQYRSSPLALIGLPIVLIIYLAHVLSFFWFDFIYALALYVGVAMVLPGLIL
- a CDS encoding glutamate--tRNA ligase; protein product: MNDELRERIEQEVEKHALINAVKHDSDADVGAIMGPLMGENPEFREHGDEIPGIAGGVIAEINGLAADERRNRLAEVAPDELDELESEDEEDDQVLPDLPNPDEFDEIRMRVAPNPNGPWHMGHARMPAVIGTYKDLYDGWFCVRFDDTDPETKRPDLDAYDEILDAIEYLGFEPDATYRASDRVETYYEHARELIEQGGAYTCSCSGEEFSELKNAGEACPHRDKDVETVREEFADMVAGEYESGEMVLRVKTDIEHKNPALRDFVAFRMIDTPHPREEASEYRCWPMLDFQSGIDDHLLGITHIIRGIDLQDSAKRQRFVYDYFDWEYPEVVHWGHVQIDAYDVPMSTSSIKELIDEGELDGWADPRAPTIASVQRRGIRGEAITDAMVGLGTSTSNVDLAMSSIYSNNRDLIDDESDRAFFVRDGVEVPLTGSGPEEATPPIHPDHEDRGTREIPVGQAVLIEPEDRPDHEERVWLKGLGCVKYTRDTFQFTGDDIDAVREEGVDVIHWVPADASVPVRMRTMDGDVTGHAEPGFVEYDVDDVVQFERIGFVRVDKVEEDESVVYYAHP